One window of Curtobacterium sp. 458 genomic DNA carries:
- a CDS encoding alpha-L-fucosidase gives MTITAPAAPQTETDASGLPAWFTHDRFGMFIHWGLYALPARHEWVKNHERITDEDYQKYFDHFDPDLFDPADWARRAREAGMKYAVLTTKHHEGFALWDSQLTDYKATNTRFGRDIVREFVDAFRAEGIRIGFYHSLIDWHHPDFTIDGVHPRRDDSPEEIARLQEGRDMARYREYLHGQVEELLTGYGRIDYLFYDFSYRDNDHEDRWGGKGRDDWGSEELMALTKRLQPGIIVNDRLDIPGDIVTPEQYQPDKPMEVDGVPVPWEACQTFNGSWGYDRDNQNVKSVDLLVRMLVDGVSNNGNMLLNVGPTGRGEFDPVARKSLAGIGEWMHQHARSVYGAGPSSFRAPAGTVYTQRGDRLYLHLFTWPFEHVHLPDLAGKVAYAQLLNDASEVHHREIPPGTRAQNTGLGGQPAGTLTLVLPIVRPDVAVPVVELFLKED, from the coding sequence ATGACCATCACCGCACCCGCTGCACCGCAGACCGAGACCGACGCGAGCGGTCTGCCCGCCTGGTTCACGCACGACCGGTTCGGCATGTTCATCCACTGGGGGCTCTACGCGCTCCCCGCTCGGCACGAGTGGGTGAAGAACCACGAGCGCATCACCGACGAGGACTACCAGAAGTACTTCGACCACTTCGACCCGGACCTGTTCGACCCGGCCGACTGGGCGCGCCGGGCACGCGAGGCCGGCATGAAGTACGCCGTCCTCACCACCAAGCACCACGAGGGGTTCGCGCTCTGGGACTCGCAGCTCACGGATTACAAGGCGACGAACACCCGCTTCGGCCGGGACATCGTCCGCGAGTTCGTCGACGCGTTCCGGGCCGAGGGCATCCGGATCGGGTTCTACCACTCGCTCATCGACTGGCACCACCCGGACTTCACCATCGACGGCGTGCACCCGCGCCGGGACGACAGCCCGGAGGAGATCGCCCGACTCCAGGAAGGGCGCGACATGGCCCGGTACCGGGAGTACCTGCACGGGCAGGTCGAGGAGCTCCTGACCGGGTACGGGCGGATCGACTACCTGTTCTACGACTTCTCGTACCGGGACAACGACCACGAGGACCGCTGGGGCGGCAAGGGGCGTGACGACTGGGGTTCCGAAGAGCTCATGGCCCTGACGAAGCGGCTGCAGCCGGGCATCATCGTCAACGACCGCCTCGACATCCCGGGCGACATCGTCACGCCCGAGCAGTACCAGCCGGACAAGCCGATGGAGGTCGACGGTGTCCCCGTGCCGTGGGAGGCGTGCCAGACGTTCAACGGCTCGTGGGGCTACGACCGCGACAACCAGAACGTGAAGAGCGTCGACCTGCTCGTCCGCATGCTCGTCGACGGCGTCTCGAACAACGGGAACATGCTGCTCAACGTCGGGCCGACCGGCCGCGGCGAGTTCGACCCGGTCGCACGGAAGTCCCTCGCCGGCATCGGCGAGTGGATGCACCAGCACGCCCGTTCGGTGTACGGCGCGGGGCCGTCGTCCTTCCGGGCACCGGCGGGCACGGTCTACACGCAGCGCGGCGACCGGCTCTACCTGCACCTCTTCACCTGGCCGTTCGAGCACGTGCACCTGCCCGACCTCGCGGGCAAGGTCGCCTACGCGCAGCTGCTCAACGACGCGTCCGAGGTGCACCACCGGGAGATCCCGCCGGGCACCCGCGCGCAGAACACCGGCCTCGGCGGACAGCCCGCCGGGACGCTGACGCTCGTGCTCCCCATCGTCCGCCCCGACGTCGCGGTGCCCGTCGTCGAGCTGTTCCTGAAGGAGGACTAG
- a CDS encoding L-rhamnose mutarotase: MQRILSRTRLRAGNEAAYDSVHATVPPALAARLREAGVHDWTIWRDGLDLVHLIEVEDYRTMRRSLADDPVNAEWQAVVNPLLEAADDYSGSDDGVPRVWSLAAQVDGVASVTAEVGPEADR, translated from the coding sequence GTGCAGCGGATCCTCTCGCGCACGCGGTTGCGGGCGGGGAACGAGGCGGCGTACGACAGCGTCCACGCCACGGTCCCGCCCGCGCTGGCCGCCCGGCTCCGCGAGGCCGGAGTGCACGACTGGACGATCTGGCGCGACGGCCTCGACCTCGTGCACCTCATCGAGGTCGAGGACTACCGGACGATGCGCCGGTCGCTCGCGGACGACCCGGTGAACGCCGAGTGGCAGGCCGTCGTCAACCCGCTGCTCGAAGCCGCCGACGACTACTCCGGCAGCGACGACGGGGTCCCGCGGGTGTGGTCCCTCGCCGCGCAGGTGGACGGGGTCGCTTCCGTGACTGCCGAGGTCGGGCCGGAGGCGGACCGGTGA
- a CDS encoding aldo/keto reductase, which produces MSAVELDRGPFWFGGAGIGNLLREVSDEDARAAVEAAWDVGVRGFDTAPHYGLGLSERRLGTALAGRLRSDYLVSTKVGRLLVPGRGDGDDLASGGFAVADDTVRQWDPSPSGVRRSLDESLGRLGLDHVDVAYLHDPDVYSLTDGLTQALPTLADLRAEGVVRAVGVGSNSVDALAAAVETRLCDVVMLAGRYTLLEQPAAALVDRCGELGVDVVAVGVYNSGLLSSPRPAPGATYDYATAPEHLVERADAIAGVCERHGVTLPEAALAFPRRAAAVRAIALGAQSASQVRQNAERASTSVPDALWDDLRAAGLLSA; this is translated from the coding sequence GTGAGCGCGGTCGAGCTCGACCGGGGGCCGTTCTGGTTCGGGGGAGCCGGCATCGGGAACCTGCTGCGAGAGGTCTCCGACGAGGACGCCCGCGCCGCCGTCGAGGCCGCGTGGGACGTCGGCGTCCGCGGGTTCGACACCGCTCCGCACTACGGGCTCGGGCTGTCCGAACGACGGCTGGGGACGGCGCTCGCCGGACGACTGCGGTCCGATTACCTGGTGTCCACGAAGGTCGGCCGGCTCCTGGTGCCCGGCCGGGGCGACGGGGACGACCTGGCCTCCGGAGGGTTCGCGGTGGCCGACGACACGGTGCGGCAGTGGGACCCGTCGCCGTCCGGCGTGCGGCGGTCACTCGACGAGTCACTCGGCCGGCTCGGCCTCGACCACGTCGACGTCGCGTACCTGCACGACCCGGACGTGTACTCGCTCACCGACGGGCTGACCCAGGCGCTGCCGACGCTCGCCGACCTCCGGGCGGAGGGCGTCGTGCGGGCGGTCGGTGTGGGGTCAAACTCGGTCGACGCCCTGGCGGCCGCTGTCGAGACCCGGTTGTGCGACGTGGTCATGCTCGCCGGGCGGTACACGCTGCTCGAGCAACCCGCCGCCGCACTGGTCGACCGGTGCGGCGAGCTCGGTGTCGACGTGGTCGCGGTCGGGGTCTACAACTCCGGTCTGCTGAGCTCGCCCCGACCGGCACCGGGTGCCACGTACGACTACGCCACGGCCCCGGAGCACCTCGTCGAGCGCGCGGACGCCATCGCGGGCGTCTGCGAACGACACGGGGTCACGCTGCCCGAGGCCGCGTTGGCGTTCCCCCGCCGGGCCGCCGCCGTCCGGGCGATCGCACTCGGTGCGCAGTCGGCGTCGCAGGTGCGGCAGAACGCCGAGCGTGCGTCGACGTCGGTGCCCGACGCGCTGTGGGACGACCTCCGCGCGGCGGGGCTGCTCAGCGCCTGA
- a CDS encoding FadR/GntR family transcriptional regulator, which produces MASLTDDAIARIQQMIVSGELQPGQRLPPEKELSESLGLSRNSLREAVKALELIRVLDVRRGDGTYVTSLEPTVLLEAVSFVVDMHHDRSLVDLLEVRRILEPASAVLATARASEQQIDELATLMVAVDDSTGVEDLVAHDLLFHSTIATIGGNQYLSGLLDALSSKTVRVRVWRGLTQNGSVQRTLDEHAAIVDAIRRRDPQLVQSLVVAHVEGVERWLRRSLD; this is translated from the coding sequence GTGGCGTCGCTGACCGACGATGCGATCGCACGCATCCAGCAGATGATCGTGAGCGGCGAGCTCCAACCGGGCCAGCGCCTCCCTCCCGAGAAGGAGCTCAGCGAATCCCTGGGCCTCTCGCGGAACAGCCTCCGCGAGGCGGTGAAGGCCCTCGAGCTCATCCGGGTGCTGGACGTCCGCCGCGGCGACGGGACCTACGTCACCTCGCTCGAACCGACCGTCCTGCTCGAAGCGGTCTCGTTCGTCGTCGACATGCACCACGACCGGTCCCTCGTCGACCTGCTCGAGGTCCGGCGCATCCTGGAACCGGCGTCCGCGGTGCTCGCCACCGCCCGGGCGTCCGAGCAGCAGATCGACGAGCTCGCGACGCTCATGGTGGCGGTCGACGACAGCACCGGCGTCGAGGACCTCGTCGCGCACGACCTCCTGTTCCACTCCACGATCGCCACGATCGGGGGGAACCAGTACCTCTCCGGGCTGCTCGACGCCCTGTCGAGCAAGACCGTCCGGGTGCGGGTGTGGCGTGGCCTCACCCAGAACGGCTCCGTGCAGCGCACCCTCGACGAGCACGCCGCGATCGTCGACGCGATCCGCCGGCGCGACCCGCAGCTCGTGCAGTCGCTCGTCGTGGCCCACGTCGAGGGCGTGGAGCGCTGGCTCCGCCGGTCGCTGGACTGA
- a CDS encoding SDR family oxidoreductase has product MTGGSHDGVRAIVTGGASGIGAAIAEALRERGATVAVLDLRPDDADLSFVCDVSSDESVRAAVGAAVERLGGLEVVVNNAGIGAQGTVEDNPDDEWRRVYEVNVLGAVRVSRAALPHLRASGNASIVNTCSIAATAGLPQRALYSATKGAVAALTRAMAADHLREGVRVNAVNPGTADTPWVGRLLSSAPDPAAERAALEARQPHGRLVAAAEVAEAVCYLTSPAARSTTGVDLAVDGGMQALRLRPA; this is encoded by the coding sequence ATGACCGGCGGCAGCCACGACGGCGTCCGGGCGATCGTGACCGGCGGAGCGTCGGGCATCGGCGCCGCGATCGCCGAGGCCCTGCGCGAGCGCGGTGCGACCGTCGCGGTGCTCGACCTCCGGCCCGACGACGCCGACCTGTCGTTCGTGTGCGACGTGTCCTCGGACGAGAGCGTGCGGGCAGCGGTCGGCGCCGCGGTCGAACGGCTCGGCGGGCTCGAGGTCGTCGTGAACAACGCCGGCATCGGCGCGCAGGGCACCGTCGAGGACAACCCCGACGACGAGTGGCGACGCGTGTACGAGGTGAACGTCCTCGGCGCGGTACGGGTGTCGCGGGCTGCACTCCCCCACCTCCGGGCGTCCGGCAACGCGAGCATCGTCAACACCTGCTCGATCGCCGCGACGGCCGGCCTGCCGCAGCGTGCGCTCTACTCGGCGACGAAGGGCGCCGTCGCCGCCCTCACCCGCGCGATGGCCGCCGACCACCTGCGCGAGGGCGTCCGCGTCAACGCCGTGAACCCCGGGACGGCCGACACCCCGTGGGTCGGACGGTTGCTGTCGTCGGCACCGGACCCCGCCGCCGAGCGGGCTGCCCTCGAGGCCCGACAGCCGCACGGTCGTCTGGTCGCCGCGGCGGAGGTCGCTGAGGCCGTCTGCTACCTGACGAGTCCGGCAGCCCGGTCGACGACCGGGGTCGACCTGGCCGTCGACGGCGGGATGCAGGCGTTGCGGCTGCGGCCGGCGTGA
- a CDS encoding fumarylacetoacetate hydrolase family protein produces MQFARLGPAGSEIPVVIDPDGSVVDLRPLTSDITGAFLAAEPGPDELVAHARAAGDLPTIPADEAAALRRGAPVARPGKVVCIGLNYRDHAAETGADIPTEPIVFMKDPSTVIGPDDEVLIPRGSTKTDWEVELAIVIGRTARYCASEDEAAACIAGYTIAHDVSEREFQLERGGQWDKGKSCETFNPLGPWLVTPNGFADAGLDPERLGLRLSVNGEVRQDGTTADMIFRPTEVVRYLSQFMVLHPGDVINTGTPAGVALGSGAPYLRAGDVVELSADGLGSQRQTVGAA; encoded by the coding sequence ATGCAGTTCGCACGACTTGGCCCGGCCGGCTCCGAGATCCCGGTCGTCATCGACCCCGACGGCAGCGTCGTCGACCTCCGGCCCCTCACATCGGACATCACCGGGGCGTTCCTCGCGGCAGAACCCGGCCCGGACGAGCTCGTCGCGCACGCACGGGCCGCCGGCGACCTCCCGACGATCCCTGCCGACGAGGCCGCTGCCCTCCGCCGTGGCGCACCCGTCGCCCGCCCGGGCAAGGTCGTCTGCATCGGGCTGAACTACCGCGACCACGCGGCCGAGACGGGCGCCGACATCCCCACCGAACCCATCGTGTTCATGAAGGACCCGTCGACGGTGATCGGCCCCGACGACGAGGTCCTCATCCCCCGCGGCAGCACGAAGACGGACTGGGAGGTCGAGCTCGCGATCGTGATCGGCCGGACCGCCCGCTACTGCGCCTCCGAGGACGAGGCCGCCGCCTGCATCGCGGGCTACACGATCGCCCACGACGTCTCCGAGCGGGAGTTCCAGCTCGAGCGCGGCGGGCAGTGGGACAAGGGCAAGTCGTGCGAGACGTTCAACCCGCTGGGGCCGTGGCTCGTCACCCCGAACGGGTTCGCCGACGCCGGACTCGACCCCGAGCGGCTCGGGCTCCGCCTGTCCGTCAACGGCGAGGTCCGCCAGGACGGCACGACCGCCGACATGATCTTCCGCCCGACCGAGGTCGTTCGGTACCTCTCGCAGTTCATGGTGCTCCACCCCGGCGACGTCATCAACACCGGCACCCCGGCCGGAGTCGCCCTCGGCAGCGGTGCGCCGTACCTCAGGGCGGGAGACGTCGTCGAGCTGAGCGCGGACGGACTCGGCAGCCAGCGCCAGACGGTCGGTGCGGCATGA
- a CDS encoding amidohydrolase family protein, with translation MIIDAHHHLWDPADRPYPWMDDSVAAIDRRFDVDDLRAARADTDVTATIVVQAVHDEDETAFLLAQPAPVVGVVGWVDLTAPDVADRLALLLGDGSAREAAGSATRPLVPTAPALVGIRHQAQDEPDPDWLARPDVVRGVRAVAAAGLTYDLLVRAREHPAALALVDAVPEGRFVLDHAGKPDIAAGDNGWRQRMADLAERPNVVCKVSGLLTEAGPDWRERPVARYAREVVEVFGPDRSAFGSDWPVSTLATDYAEVLGTTQDALADLSDADRDAVFRGTAVRTYLAPRGIET, from the coding sequence GTGATCATCGACGCTCACCACCACCTGTGGGACCCCGCCGACCGCCCCTACCCCTGGATGGACGACTCGGTCGCCGCCATCGACCGCCGCTTCGACGTGGACGACCTCCGCGCGGCGAGGGCCGACACGGACGTCACCGCGACCATCGTGGTGCAGGCCGTCCACGACGAGGACGAGACCGCGTTCCTCCTCGCCCAGCCCGCACCGGTCGTCGGGGTCGTTGGCTGGGTCGACCTGACGGCGCCCGACGTGGCCGACCGGCTCGCGTTGCTGCTGGGAGACGGATCAGCACGCGAGGCGGCGGGCTCGGCGACGCGCCCGCTGGTGCCGACGGCCCCCGCGTTGGTCGGCATCCGGCACCAGGCGCAGGACGAGCCCGACCCGGACTGGCTGGCCCGTCCGGACGTCGTGCGCGGCGTCCGTGCGGTGGCGGCCGCCGGGCTGACGTACGACCTGCTGGTGCGAGCTCGGGAGCACCCCGCCGCGCTCGCCCTGGTCGACGCCGTCCCGGAGGGGCGCTTCGTGCTCGACCACGCCGGCAAGCCGGACATCGCCGCGGGGGACAACGGGTGGCGGCAGCGGATGGCGGACCTCGCCGAGCGACCGAACGTCGTGTGCAAGGTCTCCGGCCTCCTCACCGAGGCCGGGCCCGACTGGCGGGAGCGTCCGGTCGCCCGGTACGCACGTGAGGTGGTCGAGGTCTTCGGGCCCGACCGGTCGGCGTTCGGCTCGGACTGGCCGGTGTCGACGCTCGCCACCGACTACGCCGAGGTGCTCGGCACGACTCAGGACGCCCTCGCCGACCTGTCCGACGCCGACCGCGACGCGGTGTTCCGGGGCACGGCGGTCCGCACGTACCTGGCGCCTCGCGGCATCGAGACATAG
- a CDS encoding alpha-hydroxy acid oxidase, with amino-acid sequence MTATDDQHRVDPATGAPAASSGPASSARARVERRIPKVRDLAPLLQFRKPSLPGRRQRLEQALTIWDLRAIAARRTPRAAFDYTEGAAEAEISLARARQAFEDIEFTPAILRDVSHVSTARSVLGADVALPFGIAPTGFTRMMQTEGERAGARAAGRAGIPFSLSTMGTTAIEDVKAANPHGRNWFQLYMWKDRDKSMALVDRAARAGFDTLLVTVDVPVAGARLRDKRNGFSIPPQLGVKTVVNAIPRPWWWFDFLTTEPLAFASLDRWSGTVGELLDHMFDPTVTYEDLAWIRSQWPGKVVVKGVQSLADARRLADMGVDGITLSNHGGRQLDRAPVPFHLLPQVVKEVGKDTEVHLDTGIMSGADIIAAIALGARFTMVGRAYLYGLMAGGEAGVDRMIQILTDQIERTMRLLGVTTLDELEPAHVTQLQRLVPIPR; translated from the coding sequence ATGACCGCCACCGACGACCAGCACCGCGTCGACCCCGCCACGGGTGCACCCGCGGCGTCCTCCGGTCCGGCGTCCTCGGCACGGGCCCGCGTCGAACGGCGGATCCCGAAGGTGCGGGACCTGGCGCCGTTGCTGCAGTTCAGGAAGCCCTCGCTGCCGGGTCGGCGGCAGCGGCTCGAGCAGGCGTTGACGATCTGGGACCTCCGCGCCATCGCCGCCCGACGCACCCCTCGTGCGGCGTTCGACTACACCGAGGGCGCCGCCGAAGCCGAGATCTCCCTCGCCCGAGCCCGGCAGGCGTTCGAGGACATCGAGTTCACCCCCGCCATCCTGCGCGACGTGTCCCACGTCTCGACCGCACGCTCCGTGCTCGGCGCCGACGTCGCACTCCCGTTCGGGATCGCACCCACCGGGTTCACCCGGATGATGCAGACCGAGGGCGAACGCGCCGGCGCCCGCGCGGCCGGACGCGCCGGCATCCCGTTCTCGTTGTCGACGATGGGCACCACCGCCATCGAAGACGTCAAGGCCGCCAACCCGCACGGGCGGAACTGGTTCCAGCTCTACATGTGGAAGGACCGCGACAAGTCGATGGCCCTGGTCGACCGGGCCGCCCGCGCCGGGTTCGACACGCTGCTGGTCACCGTCGACGTCCCCGTCGCCGGCGCCCGACTGCGCGACAAGCGCAACGGGTTCTCGATCCCGCCGCAGCTCGGCGTGAAGACCGTCGTCAACGCGATCCCCCGGCCCTGGTGGTGGTTCGACTTCCTCACCACCGAGCCGTTGGCGTTCGCGTCGTTGGATCGGTGGTCGGGGACCGTCGGTGAGCTGCTGGACCACATGTTCGACCCGACCGTCACCTACGAGGACCTCGCCTGGATCCGGTCGCAGTGGCCGGGCAAGGTCGTCGTCAAGGGCGTGCAGTCCCTCGCCGACGCTCGTCGCCTGGCCGACATGGGTGTCGACGGCATCACCCTGTCGAACCACGGCGGCCGCCAGCTCGACCGCGCCCCCGTCCCCTTCCACCTCCTGCCCCAGGTCGTCAAGGAGGTCGGGAAGGACACCGAAGTGCACCTCGACACCGGCATCATGTCCGGCGCCGACATCATCGCCGCCATCGCCCTCGGCGCCCGCTTCACCATGGTCGGCCGCGCCTACCTCTACGGGTTGATGGCCGGCGGCGAAGCCGGAGTCGACCGCATGATCCAGATCCTCACCGACCAGATCGAACGCACCATGCGCCTCCTCGGCGTCACCACCCTCGACGAACTCGAACCCGCACACGTCACCCAACTCCAACGGTTGGTGCCGATCCCGCGCTGA
- a CDS encoding rhamnulokinase family protein, which translates to MTNSGSVAAVDLGATSGRVIIGHVDRDGVRTDHVARFPNGPVALHEHGRDTLHWDVVELYREVVAGLRRARAEHTDLASIGIDSWAVDYGLLREGRLLGLPAHYRDARHEHGVDTVHACVTADELYRRNGLQHLPFNTVFQLAADPDAVLADRALLVPDLLGYWLTGVEAAERTNASTTGLLDATTRGWDQTLVAATGLPADLLPALRDPGDRLGTLLPSLGGGVPVTLVGSHDTASAVVAVPATEADFAYISSGTWSLVGVELETPVLTDAARAANCTNEGGVDGRVRFLKNVSGLWLLSESVRTWEQDGSAVDLEALLASAAEVTAPVPVFDVADESFTAPGDMPARIADWCSLHGLSAPATRAEFVRSILESLAAAYASTLRTIVEVTGKDVRAVHVVGGGSQNRLLCQLTADRTGLPVLAGPVEATALGNVLVQARSLGLAGLGGASLEALRDVVARTVKPTRYSPAPGSDARPHRTTVRSHA; encoded by the coding sequence GTGACGAACAGCGGCAGCGTCGCCGCGGTCGACCTCGGCGCGACGAGCGGGCGGGTCATCATCGGCCACGTGGACCGGGACGGCGTGCGGACGGACCACGTCGCCCGCTTCCCGAACGGCCCGGTCGCCCTGCACGAGCACGGCCGCGACACCCTGCACTGGGACGTCGTCGAGCTGTACCGGGAGGTCGTGGCCGGACTCCGCCGGGCCCGCGCCGAGCACACCGACCTCGCGAGCATCGGCATCGACTCGTGGGCAGTGGACTACGGGCTCCTCCGCGAGGGACGCCTGCTCGGCCTGCCCGCCCACTACCGGGACGCCCGGCACGAGCACGGCGTCGACACCGTCCACGCCTGCGTGACCGCCGACGAGCTGTACCGCCGCAACGGTCTCCAGCACCTGCCGTTCAACACCGTCTTCCAGCTCGCCGCCGACCCCGACGCCGTCCTGGCGGACCGGGCCCTCCTCGTCCCCGACCTCCTCGGCTACTGGCTGACCGGTGTCGAGGCCGCCGAGCGCACGAACGCGTCGACCACGGGGTTGCTCGACGCGACCACCCGGGGATGGGACCAGACCCTGGTCGCCGCCACGGGCCTCCCGGCCGACCTGCTGCCTGCACTCCGCGACCCGGGTGACCGTCTCGGCACGCTCCTGCCGTCCCTCGGTGGCGGCGTGCCCGTCACGCTCGTCGGGTCGCACGACACGGCGTCGGCGGTCGTCGCGGTCCCCGCGACGGAGGCGGACTTCGCGTACATCTCCTCCGGCACGTGGTCGCTCGTCGGGGTCGAGCTCGAGACCCCCGTCCTGACGGACGCGGCACGCGCGGCGAACTGCACGAACGAGGGCGGCGTGGACGGCCGCGTGCGCTTCCTCAAGAACGTCTCCGGCCTGTGGCTGCTCTCCGAGAGCGTCCGCACGTGGGAGCAGGACGGCTCCGCCGTCGACCTGGAGGCACTGCTCGCCTCCGCCGCGGAGGTCACCGCACCGGTCCCCGTCTTCGACGTCGCGGACGAGTCGTTCACCGCGCCGGGCGACATGCCCGCCCGCATCGCCGATTGGTGCTCGCTGCACGGACTCTCGGCTCCGGCCACCCGGGCCGAGTTCGTGCGGTCCATCCTCGAGTCCCTTGCGGCTGCGTACGCGTCGACGCTGCGGACCATCGTCGAGGTCACCGGCAAGGACGTCCGCGCCGTGCACGTCGTCGGCGGCGGGTCGCAGAACCGTCTCCTCTGCCAGCTCACCGCCGACCGGACCGGACTGCCCGTCCTCGCCGGCCCCGTCGAGGCGACCGCGCTCGGCAACGTGCTCGTCCAGGCGCGCAGTCTCGGCCTCGCGGGGCTCGGGGGTGCATCGTTGGAGGCACTCCGCGACGTCGTCGCCCGCACCGTCAAACCGACCCGCTACTCCCCCGCACCGGGCTCGGACGCCCGACCCCACCGCACCACCGTCAGGAGCCACGCATGA
- a CDS encoding bifunctional aldolase/short-chain dehydrogenase → MTDTSLEARVDPATQTTGDQVVASLIARSNALGSDPRITNYAGGNTSAKGTATDPVTGEPVELLWVKGSGGDLGTLTPSGLAVLRVDRVRALQNVYPGVEREDEMVAAFDHTLFGKGGAAPSIDTAMHALVDATHVDHLHPDAGIAIATAADGPELTERIFGDKVVWVPWRRPGFQLGLDIAAIKDQHPEAIGTVLGGHGITAWGSSSEETEANSRWIIDTAEQYIREHGQDQPFGTLRPGYEALPEPERRALAAALAPTIRGIAGHDKPVVGSFTDTDVVLDFLASEKAPQLAALGTSCPDHFLRTKVKPLLLDLPATASIEEQTARLHELHEQYRQDYQAYYDRHATPESPAIRGADPLIVLVPGVGMFSYGKDAQTARVAGEFYVNAINVMRGAEALSTYAPIDEAEKFRIEYWALEEAKLQRMPAPKPLATRIALVTGAASGIGKAIAKRLAAEGAAVVIADLDLGKAQEAAAEIGGPDQAVGVVANVTSADAVDQAIQETLLHFGGLDLVVNNAGLSLSKSLLETTEQDWDLQHDVMAKGSFLVSKAAAKVLIEQGLGGDIVYISSKNSVFAGPNNIAYSATKADQAHQVRLLAAELGEHGIRVNGINPDGVVRGSGIFASGWGANRAKTYGIDEQDLGKFYAQRTILKREVVPENVANAVYAICTSDFSHTTGLHVPVDAGVAAAFLR, encoded by the coding sequence ATGACCGACACCAGCCTGGAGGCACGGGTGGACCCCGCAACACAGACGACCGGCGACCAGGTGGTCGCCTCCCTGATCGCGCGCTCGAACGCGCTCGGCTCGGACCCGCGGATCACGAACTACGCGGGCGGCAACACGTCCGCGAAGGGCACCGCGACCGACCCGGTGACGGGCGAACCGGTGGAGCTGCTGTGGGTGAAGGGCTCCGGGGGCGACCTCGGCACGCTGACGCCGTCAGGGCTGGCCGTCCTCCGGGTCGACCGGGTCCGAGCGTTGCAGAACGTCTACCCGGGCGTCGAGCGTGAGGACGAGATGGTCGCCGCGTTCGACCACACCCTGTTCGGCAAGGGCGGTGCCGCACCGTCGATCGACACCGCGATGCACGCCCTCGTCGACGCCACACACGTCGACCACCTGCACCCGGACGCCGGCATCGCGATCGCGACCGCCGCCGACGGCCCGGAGCTCACCGAGCGGATCTTCGGCGACAAGGTCGTGTGGGTGCCGTGGCGCCGTCCGGGCTTCCAGCTCGGCCTCGACATCGCCGCGATCAAGGACCAGCACCCCGAGGCGATCGGCACGGTCCTCGGCGGCCACGGCATCACCGCCTGGGGTTCGTCGTCGGAGGAGACCGAAGCGAACTCGCGGTGGATCATCGACACCGCCGAGCAGTACATCCGCGAGCACGGGCAGGACCAGCCGTTCGGCACCCTCCGACCCGGGTACGAGGCGCTGCCCGAGCCCGAGCGGCGTGCACTGGCGGCTGCCCTCGCACCGACGATCCGCGGCATCGCCGGGCACGACAAGCCGGTCGTCGGCAGCTTCACCGACACCGACGTCGTCCTCGACTTCCTCGCGAGCGAGAAGGCACCCCAGCTGGCGGCCCTCGGCACGAGCTGCCCGGACCACTTCCTCCGAACGAAGGTCAAGCCGCTCCTCCTCGACCTGCCCGCCACGGCGAGCATCGAGGAGCAGACCGCCCGCCTGCACGAACTGCACGAGCAGTACCGCCAGGACTACCAGGCGTACTACGACCGCCACGCCACCCCGGAGAGCCCGGCCATCCGCGGCGCCGACCCGCTCATCGTGCTCGTGCCGGGCGTCGGCATGTTCTCCTACGGCAAGGACGCGCAGACCGCACGGGTCGCGGGCGAGTTCTACGTCAACGCGATCAACGTCATGCGCGGCGCCGAGGCCCTGAGCACCTACGCCCCCATCGACGAGGCCGAGAAGTTCCGCATCGAGTACTGGGCGCTCGAGGAAGCCAAGCTCCAGCGGATGCCCGCGCCGAAGCCGCTCGCGACGCGCATCGCACTCGTGACCGGAGCCGCGTCCGGCATCGGCAAGGCGATCGCGAAGCGCCTCGCTGCCGAGGGTGCCGCCGTCGTCATCGCCGACCTCGACCTCGGCAAGGCGCAGGAAGCAGCAGCCGAGATCGGCGGCCCGGACCAGGCCGTCGGCGTGGTCGCGAACGTCACGAGCGCTGACGCCGTCGACCAGGCGATCCAGGAGACGCTGCTGCACTTCGGCGGCCTCGACCTCGTCGTCAACAACGCCGGACTCTCCCTGTCGAAGAGCCTGCTCGAGACCACCGAGCAGGACTGGGACCTGCAGCACGACGTCATGGCCAAGGGGTCGTTCCTCGTGTCGAAGGCCGCGGCGAAGGTCCTCATCGAGCAGGGCCTCGGCGGCGACATCGTCTACATCTCGAGCAAGAACTCCGTCTTCGCCGGCCCGAACAACATCGCCTACTCCGCCACCAAGGCCGACCAGGCACACCAGGTCCGGCTGCTCGCGGCCGAGCTCGGCGAGCACGGCATCCGCGTCAACGGCATCAACCCCGACGGCGTCGTCCGCGGATCGGGCATCTTCGCCTCGGGGTGGGGAGCGAACCGGGCCAAGACGTACGGCATCGACGAGCAGGACCTCGGGAAGTTCTACGCCCAGCGCACCATCCTGAAGCGCGAGGTCGTCCCCGAGAACGTCGCCAACGCCGTGTACGCCATCTGCACGTCCGACTTCTCGCACACCACCGGGCTGCACGTCCCCGTCGACGCCGGCGTGGCCGCGGCGTTCCTGCGGTAG